A window of the Neofelis nebulosa isolate mNeoNeb1 chromosome 13, mNeoNeb1.pri, whole genome shotgun sequence genome harbors these coding sequences:
- the LRIT2 gene encoding leucine-rich repeat, immunoglobulin-like domain and transmembrane domain-containing protein 2 isoform X4, with translation MSTSLGMIPRKLPEELKRLRIENSPLFELPQGSFINMSTLEYLWLNFNNITMIHLGALEHLSELKELRLEGNKLRSVPWTAFQATPLLRVLDLKHNRIDVLPELALQFLVNLTYLDLSSNRLTVVSKGVFLNWLAYQKPHQPGCGARIHSGLVLALHDNPWLCDCRLRGLVQFVKSNSIPVILVNSYLVCQHPLSKAGQLFHETELSVCMKPQISTSNASVTIQMGQNVTLRCLAQASPSPTIVWTYPLSMWREFDVLTSSTAEDTALSELVIPAAHLVDRGNYTCVASNSIGRSTLVISLQVQPAQTLSVPHSAFFHSDGNAYVDLRVVKQTVHGILLEWFAVADTPEEKWFTLYIASDETLKKEVVHIGPGINTYAVDDLLPSTKYEACLSLGGQPPRRGRCVVFVTGRDHGELEGRERLLHITVVLCAVLLAVPVGAYVWAAQAPCSCREWGLHCCPHRRKAPRCPRAVPQHRDCSYREHIAVCEDRLGHRDDEGDEEKDEEEDRG, from the exons ATGTCTACCTCTTTGGGAATGATCCCAAGGAAACTTCCTGAAGAGTTAAAGCGGTTGAGAATTGAAAATTCACCCTTATTCGAACTGCCCCAAGGGTCCTTCATCAACATGAGCACGTTGGAATACCTTTGGCTTAATTTTAACAACATCACTATGATACACCTAGGAGCCCTGGAGCACCTGTCAGAACTGAAAGAGCTGAGACTGGAGGGGAACAAACTTCGTTCAGTGCCATGGACAGCATTCCAAGCCACCCCTCTTCTGAGGGTCTTGGATCTCAAACACAACAGGATTGATGTGCTCCCTGAGCTGGCTCTTCAGTTTTTGGTCAATCTGACCTACCTTGACCTATCCTCCAATAGGCTTACAGTTGTATCCAAGGGCGTCTTCTTGAACTGGCTGGCCTACCAGAAACCCCATCAGCCTGGCTGCGGAGCCAGGATTCACTCCGGTTTGGTGCTGGCACTGCACGACAACCCCTGGCTATGTGACTGTCGCCTGAGGGGACTTGTCCAATTTGTAAAGTCCAACAGCATTCCGGTCATCCTGGTGAATTCCTACCTGGTGTGCCAACACCCTCTCTCCAAAGCAGGGCAGCTTTTTCATGAAACTGAGCTCAGTGTTTGCATGAAGCCACAGATCTCAACCTCCAATGCCAGTGTCACCATCCAGATGGGACAGAATGTGACCCTGAGATGCCTGGCACAGGCCAGTCCCTCACCAACCATTGTATGGACTTATCCTCTGAGCATGTGGAGAGAATTTGATG TGTTGACCTCATCTACTGCAGAAGATACTGCTCTGTCGGAGCTGGTCATACCTGCTGCCCACCTGGTGGACAGGGGTAATTACACCTGTGTGGCCTCCAACTCCATCGGCAGGAGCACCCTTGTCATCTCCCTCCAAGTCCAGCCTGCCCAGACCCTGTCTGTGCCCCATTCTGCCTTTTTCCACTCGGATGGCAATGCCTATGTTGACCTGAGGGTCGTCAAGCAGACAGTGCATGGGATTCTGCTGGAGTGGTTTGCGGTGGCTGACACCCCTGAGGAGAAATGGTTCACCCTCTACATTGCATCAGATGAAACACTCAAGAAGGAGGTGGTCCACATCGGCCCCGGGATCAACACGTACGCCGTGGATGACCTCCTTCCCAGCACAAAGTATGAGGCATGCCTCAGCCTGGGGGGCCAGCCCCCACGCAGGGGCCGGTGTGTGGTCTTTGTGACGGGCAGAGACCATGGCGAGCTGGAGGGACGGGAGCGCCTCCTGCACATTACAGTGGTCCTGTGCGCTGTGTTGCTGGCGGTGCCTGTGGGCGCCTACGTCTGGGCAGCCCAGGCCCCCTGCAGCTGCAGGGAGTGGGGGCTGCACTGCTGTCCTCACCGCAGGAAggctcccaggtgcccccgtgcTGTGCCACAGCACAGGGACTGCTCCTATAGAGAGCACATAGCTGTCTGTGAGGACCGCCTGGGGCACAGAGACGATGAAGGGGAtgaagagaaagatgaagaggAAGACAGGGGCTGA
- the LRIT2 gene encoding leucine-rich repeat, immunoglobulin-like domain and transmembrane domain-containing protein 2 isoform X3, producing MALQCMSTSLGMIPRKLPEELKRLRIENSPLFELPQGSFINMSTLEYLWLNFNNITMIHLGALEHLSELKELRLEGNKLRSVPWTAFQATPLLRVLDLKHNRIDVLPELALQFLVNLTYLDLSSNRLTVVSKGVFLNWLAYQKPHQPGCGARIHSGLVLALHDNPWLCDCRLRGLVQFVKSNSIPVILVNSYLVCQHPLSKAGQLFHETELSVCMKPQISTSNASVTIQMGQNVTLRCLAQASPSPTIVWTYPLSMWREFDVLTSSTAEDTALSELVIPAAHLVDRGNYTCVASNSIGRSTLVISLQVQPAQTLSVPHSAFFHSDGNAYVDLRVVKQTVHGILLEWFAVADTPEEKWFTLYIASDETLKKEVVHIGPGINTYAVDDLLPSTKYEACLSLGGQPPRRGRCVVFVTGRDHGELEGRERLLHITVVLCAVLLAVPVGAYVWAAQAPCSCREWGLHCCPHRRKAPRCPRAVPQHRDCSYREHIAVCEDRLGHRDDEGDEEKDEEEDRG from the exons at GGCTCTGCAGTGCATGTCTACCTCTTTGGGAATGATCCCAAGGAAACTTCCTGAAGAGTTAAAGCGGTTGAGAATTGAAAATTCACCCTTATTCGAACTGCCCCAAGGGTCCTTCATCAACATGAGCACGTTGGAATACCTTTGGCTTAATTTTAACAACATCACTATGATACACCTAGGAGCCCTGGAGCACCTGTCAGAACTGAAAGAGCTGAGACTGGAGGGGAACAAACTTCGTTCAGTGCCATGGACAGCATTCCAAGCCACCCCTCTTCTGAGGGTCTTGGATCTCAAACACAACAGGATTGATGTGCTCCCTGAGCTGGCTCTTCAGTTTTTGGTCAATCTGACCTACCTTGACCTATCCTCCAATAGGCTTACAGTTGTATCCAAGGGCGTCTTCTTGAACTGGCTGGCCTACCAGAAACCCCATCAGCCTGGCTGCGGAGCCAGGATTCACTCCGGTTTGGTGCTGGCACTGCACGACAACCCCTGGCTATGTGACTGTCGCCTGAGGGGACTTGTCCAATTTGTAAAGTCCAACAGCATTCCGGTCATCCTGGTGAATTCCTACCTGGTGTGCCAACACCCTCTCTCCAAAGCAGGGCAGCTTTTTCATGAAACTGAGCTCAGTGTTTGCATGAAGCCACAGATCTCAACCTCCAATGCCAGTGTCACCATCCAGATGGGACAGAATGTGACCCTGAGATGCCTGGCACAGGCCAGTCCCTCACCAACCATTGTATGGACTTATCCTCTGAGCATGTGGAGAGAATTTGATG TGTTGACCTCATCTACTGCAGAAGATACTGCTCTGTCGGAGCTGGTCATACCTGCTGCCCACCTGGTGGACAGGGGTAATTACACCTGTGTGGCCTCCAACTCCATCGGCAGGAGCACCCTTGTCATCTCCCTCCAAGTCCAGCCTGCCCAGACCCTGTCTGTGCCCCATTCTGCCTTTTTCCACTCGGATGGCAATGCCTATGTTGACCTGAGGGTCGTCAAGCAGACAGTGCATGGGATTCTGCTGGAGTGGTTTGCGGTGGCTGACACCCCTGAGGAGAAATGGTTCACCCTCTACATTGCATCAGATGAAACACTCAAGAAGGAGGTGGTCCACATCGGCCCCGGGATCAACACGTACGCCGTGGATGACCTCCTTCCCAGCACAAAGTATGAGGCATGCCTCAGCCTGGGGGGCCAGCCCCCACGCAGGGGCCGGTGTGTGGTCTTTGTGACGGGCAGAGACCATGGCGAGCTGGAGGGACGGGAGCGCCTCCTGCACATTACAGTGGTCCTGTGCGCTGTGTTGCTGGCGGTGCCTGTGGGCGCCTACGTCTGGGCAGCCCAGGCCCCCTGCAGCTGCAGGGAGTGGGGGCTGCACTGCTGTCCTCACCGCAGGAAggctcccaggtgcccccgtgcTGTGCCACAGCACAGGGACTGCTCCTATAGAGAGCACATAGCTGTCTGTGAGGACCGCCTGGGGCACAGAGACGATGAAGGGGAtgaagagaaagatgaagaggAAGACAGGGGCTGA
- the LRIT2 gene encoding leucine-rich repeat, immunoglobulin-like domain and transmembrane domain-containing protein 2 isoform X1 — MASVSHYCLLVLVFLDSHAAQPSCLPGCTCSEDSFGRALQCMSTSLGMIPRKLPEELKRLRIENSPLFELPQGSFINMSTLEYLWLNFNNITMIHLGALEHLSELKELRLEGNKLRSVPWTAFQATPLLRVLDLKHNRIDVLPELALQFLVNLTYLDLSSNRLTVVSKGVFLNWLAYQKPHQPGCGARIHSGLVLALHDNPWLCDCRLRGLVQFVKSNSIPVILVNSYLVCQHPLSKAGQLFHETELSVCMKPQISTSNASVTIQMGQNVTLRCLAQASPSPTIVWTYPLSMWREFDVLTSSTAEDTALSELVIPAAHLVDRGNYTCVASNSIGRSTLVISLQVQPAQTLSVPHSAFFHSDGNAYVDLRVVKQTVHGILLEWFAVADTPEEKWFTLYIASDETLKKEVVHIGPGINTYAVDDLLPSTKYEACLSLGGQPPRRGRCVVFVTGRDHGELEGRERLLHITVVLCAVLLAVPVGAYVWAAQAPCSCREWGLHCCPHRRKAPRCPRAVPQHRDCSYREHIAVCEDRLGHRDDEGDEEKDEEEDRG; from the exons ATGGCTTCAGTTTCTCACTATTGCCTGCTAGTTCTGGTCTTTCTGGATTCACATGCAGCTCAGCCATCCTGTCTACCAGGATGTACCTGCTCAGAGGACAGTTTCGGCAG GGCTCTGCAGTGCATGTCTACCTCTTTGGGAATGATCCCAAGGAAACTTCCTGAAGAGTTAAAGCGGTTGAGAATTGAAAATTCACCCTTATTCGAACTGCCCCAAGGGTCCTTCATCAACATGAGCACGTTGGAATACCTTTGGCTTAATTTTAACAACATCACTATGATACACCTAGGAGCCCTGGAGCACCTGTCAGAACTGAAAGAGCTGAGACTGGAGGGGAACAAACTTCGTTCAGTGCCATGGACAGCATTCCAAGCCACCCCTCTTCTGAGGGTCTTGGATCTCAAACACAACAGGATTGATGTGCTCCCTGAGCTGGCTCTTCAGTTTTTGGTCAATCTGACCTACCTTGACCTATCCTCCAATAGGCTTACAGTTGTATCCAAGGGCGTCTTCTTGAACTGGCTGGCCTACCAGAAACCCCATCAGCCTGGCTGCGGAGCCAGGATTCACTCCGGTTTGGTGCTGGCACTGCACGACAACCCCTGGCTATGTGACTGTCGCCTGAGGGGACTTGTCCAATTTGTAAAGTCCAACAGCATTCCGGTCATCCTGGTGAATTCCTACCTGGTGTGCCAACACCCTCTCTCCAAAGCAGGGCAGCTTTTTCATGAAACTGAGCTCAGTGTTTGCATGAAGCCACAGATCTCAACCTCCAATGCCAGTGTCACCATCCAGATGGGACAGAATGTGACCCTGAGATGCCTGGCACAGGCCAGTCCCTCACCAACCATTGTATGGACTTATCCTCTGAGCATGTGGAGAGAATTTGATG TGTTGACCTCATCTACTGCAGAAGATACTGCTCTGTCGGAGCTGGTCATACCTGCTGCCCACCTGGTGGACAGGGGTAATTACACCTGTGTGGCCTCCAACTCCATCGGCAGGAGCACCCTTGTCATCTCCCTCCAAGTCCAGCCTGCCCAGACCCTGTCTGTGCCCCATTCTGCCTTTTTCCACTCGGATGGCAATGCCTATGTTGACCTGAGGGTCGTCAAGCAGACAGTGCATGGGATTCTGCTGGAGTGGTTTGCGGTGGCTGACACCCCTGAGGAGAAATGGTTCACCCTCTACATTGCATCAGATGAAACACTCAAGAAGGAGGTGGTCCACATCGGCCCCGGGATCAACACGTACGCCGTGGATGACCTCCTTCCCAGCACAAAGTATGAGGCATGCCTCAGCCTGGGGGGCCAGCCCCCACGCAGGGGCCGGTGTGTGGTCTTTGTGACGGGCAGAGACCATGGCGAGCTGGAGGGACGGGAGCGCCTCCTGCACATTACAGTGGTCCTGTGCGCTGTGTTGCTGGCGGTGCCTGTGGGCGCCTACGTCTGGGCAGCCCAGGCCCCCTGCAGCTGCAGGGAGTGGGGGCTGCACTGCTGTCCTCACCGCAGGAAggctcccaggtgcccccgtgcTGTGCCACAGCACAGGGACTGCTCCTATAGAGAGCACATAGCTGTCTGTGAGGACCGCCTGGGGCACAGAGACGATGAAGGGGAtgaagagaaagatgaagaggAAGACAGGGGCTGA
- the LRIT2 gene encoding leucine-rich repeat, immunoglobulin-like domain and transmembrane domain-containing protein 2 isoform X2, with protein sequence MGHSHWALQCMSTSLGMIPRKLPEELKRLRIENSPLFELPQGSFINMSTLEYLWLNFNNITMIHLGALEHLSELKELRLEGNKLRSVPWTAFQATPLLRVLDLKHNRIDVLPELALQFLVNLTYLDLSSNRLTVVSKGVFLNWLAYQKPHQPGCGARIHSGLVLALHDNPWLCDCRLRGLVQFVKSNSIPVILVNSYLVCQHPLSKAGQLFHETELSVCMKPQISTSNASVTIQMGQNVTLRCLAQASPSPTIVWTYPLSMWREFDVLTSSTAEDTALSELVIPAAHLVDRGNYTCVASNSIGRSTLVISLQVQPAQTLSVPHSAFFHSDGNAYVDLRVVKQTVHGILLEWFAVADTPEEKWFTLYIASDETLKKEVVHIGPGINTYAVDDLLPSTKYEACLSLGGQPPRRGRCVVFVTGRDHGELEGRERLLHITVVLCAVLLAVPVGAYVWAAQAPCSCREWGLHCCPHRRKAPRCPRAVPQHRDCSYREHIAVCEDRLGHRDDEGDEEKDEEEDRG encoded by the exons ATGGGCCATAGCCATTG GGCTCTGCAGTGCATGTCTACCTCTTTGGGAATGATCCCAAGGAAACTTCCTGAAGAGTTAAAGCGGTTGAGAATTGAAAATTCACCCTTATTCGAACTGCCCCAAGGGTCCTTCATCAACATGAGCACGTTGGAATACCTTTGGCTTAATTTTAACAACATCACTATGATACACCTAGGAGCCCTGGAGCACCTGTCAGAACTGAAAGAGCTGAGACTGGAGGGGAACAAACTTCGTTCAGTGCCATGGACAGCATTCCAAGCCACCCCTCTTCTGAGGGTCTTGGATCTCAAACACAACAGGATTGATGTGCTCCCTGAGCTGGCTCTTCAGTTTTTGGTCAATCTGACCTACCTTGACCTATCCTCCAATAGGCTTACAGTTGTATCCAAGGGCGTCTTCTTGAACTGGCTGGCCTACCAGAAACCCCATCAGCCTGGCTGCGGAGCCAGGATTCACTCCGGTTTGGTGCTGGCACTGCACGACAACCCCTGGCTATGTGACTGTCGCCTGAGGGGACTTGTCCAATTTGTAAAGTCCAACAGCATTCCGGTCATCCTGGTGAATTCCTACCTGGTGTGCCAACACCCTCTCTCCAAAGCAGGGCAGCTTTTTCATGAAACTGAGCTCAGTGTTTGCATGAAGCCACAGATCTCAACCTCCAATGCCAGTGTCACCATCCAGATGGGACAGAATGTGACCCTGAGATGCCTGGCACAGGCCAGTCCCTCACCAACCATTGTATGGACTTATCCTCTGAGCATGTGGAGAGAATTTGATG TGTTGACCTCATCTACTGCAGAAGATACTGCTCTGTCGGAGCTGGTCATACCTGCTGCCCACCTGGTGGACAGGGGTAATTACACCTGTGTGGCCTCCAACTCCATCGGCAGGAGCACCCTTGTCATCTCCCTCCAAGTCCAGCCTGCCCAGACCCTGTCTGTGCCCCATTCTGCCTTTTTCCACTCGGATGGCAATGCCTATGTTGACCTGAGGGTCGTCAAGCAGACAGTGCATGGGATTCTGCTGGAGTGGTTTGCGGTGGCTGACACCCCTGAGGAGAAATGGTTCACCCTCTACATTGCATCAGATGAAACACTCAAGAAGGAGGTGGTCCACATCGGCCCCGGGATCAACACGTACGCCGTGGATGACCTCCTTCCCAGCACAAAGTATGAGGCATGCCTCAGCCTGGGGGGCCAGCCCCCACGCAGGGGCCGGTGTGTGGTCTTTGTGACGGGCAGAGACCATGGCGAGCTGGAGGGACGGGAGCGCCTCCTGCACATTACAGTGGTCCTGTGCGCTGTGTTGCTGGCGGTGCCTGTGGGCGCCTACGTCTGGGCAGCCCAGGCCCCCTGCAGCTGCAGGGAGTGGGGGCTGCACTGCTGTCCTCACCGCAGGAAggctcccaggtgcccccgtgcTGTGCCACAGCACAGGGACTGCTCCTATAGAGAGCACATAGCTGTCTGTGAGGACCGCCTGGGGCACAGAGACGATGAAGGGGAtgaagagaaagatgaagaggAAGACAGGGGCTGA